Proteins from one Juglans microcarpa x Juglans regia isolate MS1-56 chromosome 1S, Jm3101_v1.0, whole genome shotgun sequence genomic window:
- the LOC121247657 gene encoding UDP-glycosyltransferase 92A1-like isoform X1, which translates to MMDSQEHIVMLPFLAHGHLIPFLALAKQLQQRTGFTITIASTKLNIQYLRSSISTDYDFKILFAELQFCSSAHDLPPNTENTENLSLDRVIKLFYASQSLEYPLLRLLNDIIDQEGRPPLCIISDIFFGWAVDVAKSVGTVNVSFSTGGAYGTLAYVSFCLNLPHRSTDSDEFLVPGFPESVRFHRSQLHQYLRAADGTDVWSKFMQPQFSRCLESSGWLCNSVKEIEPLGLDLLMKYIRLPVWAIGPLLPPAALKSSSSSHASVSRQRAGKKSSLPLEKFLEWLDLLSPNSVLYISFGSQNTIGASQMMQLAIGLEGSGKSFIWVVRPPLGFDLNGEFRAEWLPEGFEERMKQSRRGLIVRDWAPQLDILSHKSTGAFLSHCGWNSALESLSQGVPIVGWPMAAEQAFNSKMLMEEMGVSVELTRGIQSVIEAKEVKRVIESAMDEHGKGGDMRKKAAEVKELIKLAVREEGEEKGSSLKAVDDFVRTVLYKRQEQP; encoded by the exons ATGATGGACTCTCAGGAGCATATTGTAATGCTACCATTCCTGGCACATGGACATCTCATACCATTTCTTGCGCTCGCAAAGCAGCTGCAACAAAGAACTGGTTTCACCATCACCATTGCCAGCACCAAGCTCAACATCCAGTACCTCCGCTCCTCCATTTCTACCGACTATGATTTCAAAATCCTCTTTGCCGAGCTCCAATTCTGCAGCTCTGCCCACGACTTACCTCCCAACACCGAGAACACCGAAAACTTGTCTCTGGACAGAGTGATAAAGCTCTTTTATGCGTCCCAGAGTCTCGAATATCCTCTCTTGCGCCTTCTCAATGATATCATAGACCAAGAAGGGCGACCTCCACTTTGCATAATTTCCGACATTTTCTTTGGGTGGGCTGTTGATGTTGCAAAGAGTGTTGGCACCGTGAACGTCTCGTTCAGCACCGGTGGCGCCTACGGCACCTTGGCCTACGTCTCGTTTTGTCTAAACCTCCCTCATCGTTCTACAGATTCCGATGAGTTCCTGGTACCGGGCTTCCCAGAAAGTGTTCGTTTCCATCGCTCTCAACTGCATCAATATCTGAGAGCTGCTGATGGTACAGACGTGTGGTCTAAGTTTATGCAGCCGCAGTTTTCACGTTGTCTGGAGTCTTCTGGGTGGCTCTGTAACTCAGTCAAGGAAATCGAACCCTTGGGCCTGGATCTTCTCATGAAATATATCCGACTTCCTGTTTGGGCTATTGGTCCTCTTCTTCCCCCAGCGGCTCTTAAGAGCTCGTCCTCCTCACACGCAAGTGTTTCAAGGCAACGTGCGGGGAAAAAATCAAGTCTCCCACTTGAAAAATTCCTGGAGTGGCTTGATTTGCTAAGTCCCAATTCGGTCCTCTACATTTCTTTTGGTTCTCAGAACACTATCGGTGCCTCCCAGATGATGCAATTAGCCATTGGCTTGGAGGGGAGTGGAAAATCTTTCATATGGGTCGTGAGGCCACCCCTTGGCTTCGACCTGAACGGTGAATTCAGAGCTGAGTGGTTGCCAGAGGGATTTGAAGAACGAATGAAACAAAGCAGACGAGGTTTGATTGTTCGCGACTGGGCGCCCCAGCTGGACATTCTATCACACAAATCGACGGGAGCTTTTCTGAGTCATTGCGGGTGGAACTCGGCGTTAGAAAGCTTAAGCCAGGGCGTACCGATTGTAGGGTGGCCAATGGCAGCAGAGCAAGCGTTCAATTCAAAGATGTTAATGGAGGAGATGGGTGTGAGTGTGGAGTTGACAAGAGGGATTCAAAGTGTGATTGAGGCGAAGGAGGTGAAGAGGGTCATAGAATCTGCCATGGACGAACACGGAAAAGGGGGGGATATGAGGAAGAAGGCAGCTGAGGTTAAAGAGCTGATAAAGTTAGCAGTACgagaagagggagaagagaaGG GTTCTTCTTTGAAGGCAGTGGATGACTTTGTGAGAACCGTTCTTTACAAGAGACAAGAGCAGCCATGA
- the LOC121247657 gene encoding UDP-glycosyltransferase 92A1-like isoform X2 yields MMDSQEHIVMLPFLAHGHLIPFLALAKQLQQRTGFTITIASTKLNIQYLRSSISTDYDFKILFAELQFCSSAHDLPPNTENTENLSLDRVIKLFYASQSLEYPLLRLLNDIIDQEGRPPLCIISDIFFGWAVDVAKSVGTVNVSFSTGGAYGTLAYVSFCLNLPHRSTDSDEFLVPGFPESVRFHRSQLHQYLRAADGTDVWSKFMQPQFSRCLESSGWLCNSVKEIEPLGLDLLMKYIRLPVWAIGPLLPPAALKSSSSSHASVSRQRAGKKSSLPLEKFLEWLDLLSPNSVLYISFGSQNTIGASQMMQLAIGLEGSGKSFIWVVRPPLGFDLNGEFRAEWLPEGFEERMKQSRRGLIVRDWAPQLDILSHKSTGAFLSHCGWNSALESLSQGVPIVGWPMAAEQAFNSKMLMEEMGVSVELTRGIQSVIEAKEVKRVIESAMDEHGKGGDMRKKAAEVKELIKLAVREEGEEKGSSLKAVDDFVRTVLYKRQE; encoded by the coding sequence ATGATGGACTCTCAGGAGCATATTGTAATGCTACCATTCCTGGCACATGGACATCTCATACCATTTCTTGCGCTCGCAAAGCAGCTGCAACAAAGAACTGGTTTCACCATCACCATTGCCAGCACCAAGCTCAACATCCAGTACCTCCGCTCCTCCATTTCTACCGACTATGATTTCAAAATCCTCTTTGCCGAGCTCCAATTCTGCAGCTCTGCCCACGACTTACCTCCCAACACCGAGAACACCGAAAACTTGTCTCTGGACAGAGTGATAAAGCTCTTTTATGCGTCCCAGAGTCTCGAATATCCTCTCTTGCGCCTTCTCAATGATATCATAGACCAAGAAGGGCGACCTCCACTTTGCATAATTTCCGACATTTTCTTTGGGTGGGCTGTTGATGTTGCAAAGAGTGTTGGCACCGTGAACGTCTCGTTCAGCACCGGTGGCGCCTACGGCACCTTGGCCTACGTCTCGTTTTGTCTAAACCTCCCTCATCGTTCTACAGATTCCGATGAGTTCCTGGTACCGGGCTTCCCAGAAAGTGTTCGTTTCCATCGCTCTCAACTGCATCAATATCTGAGAGCTGCTGATGGTACAGACGTGTGGTCTAAGTTTATGCAGCCGCAGTTTTCACGTTGTCTGGAGTCTTCTGGGTGGCTCTGTAACTCAGTCAAGGAAATCGAACCCTTGGGCCTGGATCTTCTCATGAAATATATCCGACTTCCTGTTTGGGCTATTGGTCCTCTTCTTCCCCCAGCGGCTCTTAAGAGCTCGTCCTCCTCACACGCAAGTGTTTCAAGGCAACGTGCGGGGAAAAAATCAAGTCTCCCACTTGAAAAATTCCTGGAGTGGCTTGATTTGCTAAGTCCCAATTCGGTCCTCTACATTTCTTTTGGTTCTCAGAACACTATCGGTGCCTCCCAGATGATGCAATTAGCCATTGGCTTGGAGGGGAGTGGAAAATCTTTCATATGGGTCGTGAGGCCACCCCTTGGCTTCGACCTGAACGGTGAATTCAGAGCTGAGTGGTTGCCAGAGGGATTTGAAGAACGAATGAAACAAAGCAGACGAGGTTTGATTGTTCGCGACTGGGCGCCCCAGCTGGACATTCTATCACACAAATCGACGGGAGCTTTTCTGAGTCATTGCGGGTGGAACTCGGCGTTAGAAAGCTTAAGCCAGGGCGTACCGATTGTAGGGTGGCCAATGGCAGCAGAGCAAGCGTTCAATTCAAAGATGTTAATGGAGGAGATGGGTGTGAGTGTGGAGTTGACAAGAGGGATTCAAAGTGTGATTGAGGCGAAGGAGGTGAAGAGGGTCATAGAATCTGCCATGGACGAACACGGAAAAGGGGGGGATATGAGGAAGAAGGCAGCTGAGGTTAAAGAGCTGATAAAGTTAGCAGTACgagaagagggagaagagaaGGGTTCTTCTTTGAAGGCAGTGGATGACTTTGTGAGAACCGTTCTTTACAAGAGACAAGAGTAG